A window of Candidatus Thermoplasmatota archaeon contains these coding sequences:
- a CDS encoding alanine--glyoxylate aminotransferase family protein — MPFDIEDNTFLLAGPVKMHPRVLAAMSRPAMAHRDAQFTAVNKEIHELLKMVFQAPKHDTVLMTGSGTAGMDAAALSLLKKGEKAVAIENGKFGNRFAKLAEMYGDTKVVKAPGYGVPIPLDTIRKAIAETKPKAVFLTHNESSVGFTWPLKDIAAIAKEHGALVVADCITSVGGMDVKVADWGVDVAIVGSQKCLGAPSGLVALAVSQEAQAKMHKDAGYYLNLPRWIAKGKEADTPFTPAIPLHLAFLEALRIIKHEGLENRIAKVKSQADATRAAGEAMGLELFIEAGYRSDTVTAFRYPAGVDDSKFRKALKEMGVVIGGGQDEVKGKIFRIGHMGTVSHVEIAGAFMAIEKTLAAMGASVKKGAWSGVF, encoded by the coding sequence ATGCCCTTCGACATCGAGGACAACACGTTCCTGCTCGCGGGCCCCGTGAAGATGCACCCGCGCGTCCTCGCCGCCATGAGCCGCCCGGCGATGGCCCACCGCGACGCGCAATTCACCGCCGTCAACAAGGAGATCCATGAACTCTTGAAGATGGTCTTCCAGGCGCCGAAGCACGACACGGTCCTCATGACCGGGTCCGGCACCGCCGGCATGGACGCGGCCGCGCTCTCGCTCCTCAAGAAGGGCGAGAAGGCCGTCGCGATCGAGAACGGGAAGTTCGGCAACCGCTTCGCGAAGCTCGCCGAGATGTACGGGGACACGAAGGTCGTGAAGGCCCCGGGCTACGGCGTGCCCATCCCGCTCGACACCATCCGCAAGGCGATCGCGGAAACGAAGCCGAAGGCCGTCTTCCTCACGCACAACGAGTCCAGCGTCGGCTTCACGTGGCCGCTCAAGGACATCGCCGCGATCGCGAAGGAGCACGGCGCCCTCGTCGTCGCGGACTGCATCACGAGCGTCGGCGGCATGGACGTCAAGGTCGCCGACTGGGGCGTCGACGTCGCGATCGTCGGCAGCCAGAAGTGCCTCGGGGCGCCGAGCGGCCTCGTCGCCCTCGCCGTGAGCCAGGAAGCCCAGGCGAAGATGCACAAGGACGCCGGCTACTACCTCAACCTCCCGCGCTGGATCGCGAAGGGCAAGGAAGCCGACACGCCCTTCACGCCCGCGATCCCCCTCCACCTCGCCTTCCTCGAAGCCCTCCGCATCATCAAGCACGAAGGCCTCGAGAACCGCATCGCGAAGGTCAAGAGCCAGGCCGACGCCACGCGCGCCGCCGGCGAAGCGATGGGCCTCGAGCTCTTCATCGAGGCCGGCTACCGCAGCGACACCGTCACCGCGTTCCGCTACCCCGCGGGCGTGGACGACTCGAAGTTCCGCAAGGCCCTCAAGGAGATGGGCGTCGTCATCGGCGGCGGCCAGGACGAGGTCAAGGGCAAGATCTTCCGCATCGGCCACATGGGCACCGTGAGCCACGTCGAGATCGCGGGCGCGTTCATGGCGATCGAGAAGACGCTCGCCGCGATGGGCGCGAGCGTGAAGAAGGGCGCTTGGAGCGGTGTTTTCTAG